From one Streptomyces sp. SCSIO 30461 genomic stretch:
- a CDS encoding SRPBCC family protein — protein sequence MRSVELEHHSAAVDARTAYGLVRDFGRYPELVDIVRKVAVHPADETGAVVSDWEVDFRNGVLAWSEEDVFDDAAMAISFRQTSGDFESFDGQWAVVPEGPDGAGCLVRFQAKFDFGLPSLSGIIDPVAERVLRETIATILATLLGGEAG from the coding sequence ATGCGATCGGTAGAACTGGAACACCACAGCGCCGCCGTCGACGCACGGACCGCGTACGGGCTGGTGCGCGACTTCGGCCGCTATCCCGAGCTGGTCGACATCGTGCGCAAGGTGGCGGTCCACCCGGCGGACGAGACCGGCGCGGTCGTCAGCGACTGGGAGGTGGACTTCCGCAACGGCGTACTCGCCTGGTCGGAGGAGGACGTCTTCGACGACGCCGCCATGGCCATCTCCTTCCGGCAGACCTCGGGCGACTTCGAGTCGTTCGACGGACAGTGGGCCGTCGTCCCTGAGGGCCCGGACGGGGCCGGGTGCCTGGTCCGCTTCCAGGCCAAGTTCGATTTCGGCCTGCCAAGCCTGTCCGGGATCATCGACCCGGTGGCCGAGCGGGTGCTGCGCGAGACCATCGCGACCATCCTGGCGACCCTCCTCGGCGGGGAGGCCGGGTAG
- a CDS encoding aminotransferase class III-fold pyridoxal phosphate-dependent enzyme, which translates to MSGLQAAPAAPHTVGQAVAAGYKAHLSRGRGKLGEMFGGHVEVSASGSRVRTADGGDFLNAGGYGVFLTGACHPRVVAAVERQIRTLPLATRLLLEPSAARAAAALAAVCPAGLERVHFTGSGAEAVETALKMARSLGHRRVIATHGGYHGKTLGALSATGKPLYQDPFLPLLPLVSHVPYGDPAALAARIGADGSDAVVILEPVQGEAGVIIPPDGYLKEVADLCRRTGALFVLDEIQTGMGRLGAWWGADREAVAPDILLAGKSLSGGVIPVAAAIATEKAFAVFDRDPFIHTSTFSAAPVAMAAAEAAIDVIRDEGLTARAAELGDTLLGRLRGALTEHCGHLVREVRGVGLLIGVEFHDAGTAGEFLLELLERHIIVNHSLNAHAVVRFTPPAVLTGAEVDELSEAVREAARVLGDRFPPTTDTTRSS; encoded by the coding sequence GTGAGCGGCCTGCAGGCGGCCCCGGCCGCCCCGCACACCGTGGGCCAGGCCGTGGCCGCCGGGTACAAGGCGCACCTGAGCCGGGGCCGCGGCAAGCTCGGCGAGATGTTCGGCGGGCACGTCGAGGTGTCCGCGTCCGGATCCCGGGTCCGCACGGCCGACGGCGGCGACTTCCTCAACGCCGGCGGGTACGGGGTCTTCCTCACTGGTGCCTGCCACCCCCGAGTGGTCGCCGCGGTCGAGCGGCAGATCCGTACGCTGCCGCTGGCCACACGGCTGCTGCTGGAGCCGTCCGCCGCCAGAGCCGCGGCGGCCCTGGCGGCGGTCTGCCCGGCGGGTCTCGAGCGGGTGCACTTCACCGGCTCGGGCGCCGAGGCGGTGGAGACGGCGCTGAAGATGGCCCGCAGCCTCGGTCACCGCCGCGTGATCGCGACGCATGGCGGCTACCACGGCAAGACCCTCGGCGCGCTGTCGGCCACCGGGAAGCCGCTGTACCAGGATCCGTTCCTGCCCCTGCTGCCGCTGGTCTCCCACGTTCCGTACGGCGACCCGGCGGCGCTGGCCGCGCGGATCGGGGCGGACGGCTCGGACGCCGTGGTGATCCTGGAGCCGGTGCAGGGCGAGGCGGGCGTCATCATCCCGCCGGACGGCTACCTCAAGGAGGTGGCGGACCTCTGCCGGCGGACCGGGGCGCTGTTTGTGCTCGACGAGATCCAGACCGGGATGGGTCGGCTCGGGGCATGGTGGGGGGCGGACCGCGAGGCCGTCGCGCCCGACATCCTGCTGGCCGGCAAGTCGCTCAGCGGCGGGGTAATCCCGGTGGCGGCGGCGATCGCCACGGAGAAGGCCTTCGCCGTCTTCGACCGTGATCCGTTCATCCACACCTCGACGTTCTCGGCAGCCCCGGTCGCCATGGCCGCCGCGGAGGCGGCGATCGACGTGATCCGGGACGAGGGACTGACCGCGCGTGCTGCGGAGCTGGGCGACACGCTCCTCGGCCGGCTTCGCGGGGCCCTGACCGAGCACTGCGGGCATCTGGTCCGCGAGGTCCGGGGAGTGGGGCTGCTCATCGGAGTGGAGTTCCACGACGCGGGCACGGCCGGGGAGTTCCTGCTGGAGCTGCTCGAACGGCACATCATCGTCAACCACTCGCTGAACGCGCACGCGGTCGTGCGCTTCACTCCGCCCGCGGTGCTCACTGGCGCGGAGGTCGACGAGCTGTCCGAGGCGGTCCGGGAGGCCGCCCGCGTACTCGGCGACCGCTTCCCGCCGACCACCGACACCACAAGGAGCAGCTGA
- a CDS encoding acyl-CoA dehydrogenase family protein, which yields MRAMYHARAACEKYLPGLAGELEGVPLATLEAPGGPGLAAFRRSGGPGLLIPGTYGGGGASALDAVRVGRALGAISPSLGVAAAMHNFSVASLVALVASEDAGGLEWMLIEAIARDRLLVASGFAEGRTGADILDSSVTAVPVTDGYLVNGVKKPCSLTHSMDLLTAGMTLPAADGQGGSELGVALVPAQSPGITRKPFWGAPFLAGAESDEVHLEDVHVPQELMLRPQVELGSGLDTLQTVGFVWFELLVTSAYTGAVARLAEAAVAGGRGGATDRAALVTGLEAAAGLAENIARQVDEGPVGNDELAASLTARYAVQDLLVDVADRAAEVLGGLAFASSPDIGSLLAVSRALAFHPPSRTASAQALLDHCDGAPLRVR from the coding sequence ATGCGCGCGATGTACCACGCACGCGCTGCGTGCGAGAAGTACCTCCCGGGTCTCGCGGGGGAGCTCGAAGGAGTTCCCCTGGCGACGCTGGAGGCACCGGGCGGTCCCGGCCTCGCGGCCTTCCGCCGCAGCGGCGGACCGGGACTGCTCATTCCGGGCACGTACGGAGGCGGGGGCGCGAGCGCTCTGGACGCCGTGCGGGTCGGGCGGGCGCTGGGAGCGATCTCGCCCTCGCTCGGGGTCGCGGCCGCGATGCACAACTTCTCGGTGGCCAGTCTGGTCGCCCTGGTCGCCTCGGAGGACGCGGGCGGCCTGGAGTGGATGCTGATCGAGGCCATCGCCCGCGACCGGCTGCTCGTGGCCTCCGGCTTCGCCGAGGGCCGTACCGGCGCCGACATCCTCGACTCGTCCGTCACGGCGGTGCCCGTGACGGACGGCTACCTCGTCAACGGCGTTAAGAAGCCGTGCAGTCTGACCCACTCCATGGACCTGCTGACCGCGGGGATGACGCTGCCTGCCGCCGACGGGCAGGGCGGCAGCGAGCTGGGGGTGGCGCTGGTGCCGGCCCAGTCGCCCGGCATCACCCGCAAGCCGTTCTGGGGCGCCCCCTTCCTCGCCGGTGCGGAGAGCGACGAGGTGCACCTTGAGGACGTCCATGTCCCGCAGGAGCTGATGCTGCGGCCCCAGGTGGAGCTGGGGTCGGGTCTCGACACGCTGCAGACGGTGGGGTTCGTCTGGTTCGAGCTCCTTGTGACCTCCGCATACACCGGGGCCGTGGCCCGGCTCGCGGAGGCGGCGGTGGCCGGTGGCCGCGGCGGCGCTACCGACCGGGCCGCCCTCGTCACCGGCCTGGAGGCGGCCGCGGGCCTGGCCGAGAACATCGCGCGCCAGGTCGACGAGGGCCCGGTGGGAAACGACGAACTGGCCGCTTCCCTCACCGCGCGGTACGCCGTTCAGGACCTGCTGGTGGACGTCGCGGACCGGGCGGCGGAGGTGCTCGGCGGGCTGGCGTTCGCCTCCTCGCCCGATATCGGGAGCTTGCTGGCCGTCAGCCGGGCGCTGGCCTTCCACCCGCCGTCCCGAACGGCCTCCGCGCAGGCGCTGCTCGACCACTGCGACGGCGCCCCCCTGCGGGTCCGGTGA